The nucleotide window CAGAACAATTCACCCAAGCTGACAGCCAGAGGAGCCTGCATGTCCAATTTACCGAGCTTGATCCAAATCGGCAGCTACGAGATGGTCGTGGTGCAGGTGCTGTTTCTGGCAGGCGTAATCGGCGCGATCACGGCCAAGGCCAAGGGACGCTCCGGCTTTGTCTGGTTTGTGCTGAGCGTGGTCAGCTGCGGAGCCGGGATTCTGGTCGTGCTATTCATGCCAACAAAGAAAGCCTCAGCCCAAGGCAAGGCTGACAGCTCTGATGATTCCAGTGATTCTGGCGGCATATCCGAATCCCACTCCAAGTAAGGCTGGATTGGCGACAGACAGACAGCCTGCTCCCCCCGATCGGCAGATCTAGTCAAACGTATTTCTGGAAAACGGATATCCGAAGATCGGGCAGCTCAGTCGACGTCGAGAGGCTCTGTGCCAACCGGTTGGCCTTCTGCGGAAAGGCGAATCTTCTCGACCTTTTCCTCGGCCTTGCGCAGCAGCGCATCGCAGTGGCGCTTCAGCGCTTCGCCGCGTTCATATTCCTCGATGGACTTCTCCAGAGCGACATCCCCGCGTTCCAGACGCTGAACGATCTG belongs to uncultured Cohaesibacter sp. and includes:
- a CDS encoding exodeoxyribonuclease VII small subunit; this encodes MSDLSELTFEAALAELEQIVQRLERGDVALEKSIEEYERGEALKRHCDALLRKAEEKVEKIRLSAEGQPVGTEPLDVD